One genomic region from Verrucomicrobiia bacterium encodes:
- a CDS encoding glycosyltransferase family 4 protein: MHVAFINENMLGHSSYLMPFVRWFEAHPEAGIQPHVIDAAPLPAHLQRSADMTIRGLRKVGLDFHSARWRLISSQHVRNQLDKLRSNHPIDAVVVNTQSVALQLEDVAGEMPVCVCLDATFHQLAHSRWFAPNKVASLLVPLTMAPIASPERALFHSSAKLFPWCDEVADSLRKDYGEPAEKVQPLPPSLDLMQLPFRSCGPLGSKPRLLFIGGDFARKGGPLLLEVFRQHLSTRAELHIVTQSPINEEQNVKVHRNVKAYSPEWHALWSKADAFVFPSTLETFGLVLLEAMAFGVPLIAAPVGAARELIGNNERGLLLDDYETTTLKKALDSVLEIYPSALRRAEAARAWVEQRHNLTVNAGVLATTLRQLSSKRQIS; encoded by the coding sequence ATGCACGTCGCGTTTATCAATGAGAACATGCTGGGACATAGCTCCTACCTGATGCCTTTCGTCCGTTGGTTCGAGGCGCATCCGGAAGCGGGCATCCAGCCGCACGTCATTGATGCCGCTCCTTTGCCTGCGCATCTGCAACGCTCTGCCGACATGACCATCCGCGGTTTGCGCAAGGTGGGCCTTGATTTCCACAGCGCACGCTGGCGTCTTATCAGCAGTCAACACGTCCGCAATCAACTGGATAAATTGCGATCCAACCACCCAATCGATGCCGTGGTGGTGAATACACAGAGTGTGGCCCTTCAGCTTGAGGATGTAGCGGGAGAAATGCCTGTGTGCGTGTGCCTGGATGCCACCTTCCATCAGCTCGCTCATTCCCGCTGGTTCGCTCCGAACAAGGTCGCCTCACTTCTTGTGCCGCTCACCATGGCCCCGATTGCTTCGCCGGAACGCGCCCTGTTCCATTCGTCTGCCAAACTTTTCCCGTGGTGCGATGAGGTGGCGGACAGCTTACGGAAAGATTACGGCGAGCCTGCTGAAAAAGTTCAGCCTCTCCCTCCATCGCTTGATTTGATGCAACTGCCTTTCCGATCCTGCGGGCCTTTGGGCAGCAAACCACGTTTGCTGTTCATCGGCGGTGATTTCGCGCGGAAAGGCGGGCCGCTCCTGCTGGAAGTCTTCCGGCAACATCTCTCGACTCGAGCGGAACTGCACATCGTCACGCAATCGCCGATCAATGAAGAACAGAACGTGAAGGTGCATCGCAACGTGAAAGCGTATTCACCAGAGTGGCACGCACTGTGGTCAAAAGCGGATGCCTTCGTATTCCCTTCCACATTGGAGACGTTCGGCCTCGTGCTGCTGGAAGCGATGGCGTTCGGCGTGCCGCTCATCGCCGCACCGGTTGGCGCAGCACGCGAACTGATCGGGAATAATGAACGCGGGCTGTTGCTGGACGACTACGAGACAACCACCTTGAAGAAGGCGCTGGATTCCGTGCTGGAGATATATCCTTCAGCGTTAAGGCGCGCAGAAGCGGCGCGCGCGTGGGTGGAGCAGCGGCATAATCTCACCGTGAATGCTGGCGTGCTGGCCACCACATTGCGACAGTTGAGCAGCAAGCGACAGATTTCGTAA
- the mutM gene encoding bifunctional DNA-formamidopyrimidine glycosylase/DNA-(apurinic or apyrimidinic site) lyase → MPELPEVEVLVRHLNPLVKGQRIQGVSVRREKVIRPTTVEQLSEALTGATLQGVTRRAKFLLFQLKAKGARETFPLVAHLGMTGRIFLQAKEAVLPKHAAVVLDLGKNVMVFEDTRYFGRFTLDTASLAELGPEPLVDEFDVSAFANALKRSTQPIKVKLLDQTLIAGVGNIYASEALFRAGISPKRRSDRVKANEIITLVKAIQQVLAEAIHFGSTIPLDYAGTGKSDGLFYYGKREEIEDHYEERLLVYDRAGKPCVKCQTPIKRFVQAARSTYFCAKCQK, encoded by the coding sequence ATGCCTGAACTGCCCGAAGTAGAAGTGCTCGTGCGTCATCTGAATCCCTTGGTGAAAGGCCAACGGATTCAAGGTGTCTCCGTGCGACGGGAAAAAGTCATCCGCCCCACAACAGTCGAGCAACTGTCCGAAGCATTGACCGGAGCGACGCTGCAAGGCGTCACGCGCCGCGCGAAGTTTCTGCTCTTTCAACTGAAAGCCAAAGGTGCCCGCGAGACATTCCCCCTCGTTGCGCATCTGGGCATGACGGGACGCATCTTCCTGCAAGCCAAAGAGGCTGTTCTGCCCAAGCACGCAGCGGTGGTGCTGGACCTGGGGAAGAATGTGATGGTCTTTGAGGACACGCGTTACTTCGGTCGCTTCACGTTGGACACAGCTTCACTCGCCGAGCTTGGCCCGGAGCCGCTCGTGGATGAGTTCGATGTCAGTGCCTTCGCCAACGCGCTGAAACGTTCCACCCAACCGATCAAAGTAAAGCTACTGGATCAAACGCTCATTGCCGGTGTGGGAAACATCTACGCGAGCGAGGCACTCTTCCGCGCCGGCATCTCGCCGAAGCGCCGCAGTGATCGCGTGAAAGCGAATGAGATTATCACGCTGGTGAAAGCGATCCAGCAAGTGCTCGCCGAGGCCATCCACTTCGGCAGCACTATCCCGCTGGACTACGCTGGGACCGGGAAGAGCGACGGGCTTTTCTATTACGGCAAGCGCGAGGAAATCGAGGATCACTACGAAGAGCGACTGCTGGTGTATGACCGCGCGGGCAAGCCGTGTGTGAAGTGTCAGACGCCGATCAAGCGCTTCGTGCAGGCGGCGCGAAGCACGTATTTTTGTGCGAAGTGTCAGAAGTAG
- the zwf gene encoding glucose-6-phosphate dehydrogenase has protein sequence MMNLIYQNVAEEGLKIPAGHVDVAPLMDDLQQFDELLTCRLDSGRKVVQPCSIVIFGASGDLTVRKLIPALYHLYIEGALPKPFKVVGYARRDKTDASWREELKAGMAKFSRTKAVDEAKWAEFAANVHYCVGDLNEKAGYEKLEATLSGFGVPELRHNLLFYLAISPSQFATVVEQCNNVGLLHKGMEGGHWQRVVVEKPFGTDLGSAHVLNDELTQFANEKQIYRIDHYLGKETVQNILMFRFSNSIFEQLWNRQSVESVQITVSEKLGVGGRGGYYEEAGAIRDMLQNHLLQVLSLVAMEPPVSLDAEPIRDEKVKLLKSIREIPPALMEKNVVRGQYFAGMLDGALRPGYRQEEKVKSDSNVETFVAMKLLIDNWRWSGVPFYLRTGKSLPLSASEVRVQFKPTPHVLFAKQCGQKLDANAITLRLQPNEGIYLRFNGKVPGTSMQLRPVRMHFSYDSEFGAYTPEAYERLLLEAIAGDATLFIRRDEVETAWGIVDPIRAAWGNKPLTNREFYSAGTWGPVASDDLLALGGHVWHNPQPIK, from the coding sequence ATGATGAATTTGATTTATCAAAACGTTGCGGAAGAAGGATTGAAAATACCGGCGGGGCATGTTGATGTTGCTCCCCTTATGGATGACCTCCAGCAGTTTGACGAATTGCTCACCTGCCGCCTCGACAGCGGTCGCAAGGTGGTGCAGCCGTGCTCCATCGTTATCTTCGGCGCGAGCGGTGACCTCACCGTGCGCAAGCTGATCCCCGCGCTCTATCACCTGTATATCGAAGGGGCGCTGCCCAAGCCGTTCAAGGTCGTGGGCTATGCGCGTCGCGACAAGACAGATGCTTCCTGGCGCGAAGAGTTGAAGGCGGGCATGGCGAAATTCTCCCGCACGAAGGCCGTGGATGAGGCGAAGTGGGCGGAGTTCGCCGCGAACGTGCATTACTGCGTGGGCGATCTGAATGAGAAGGCCGGTTACGAGAAGCTGGAAGCGACGCTGAGCGGTTTCGGCGTGCCGGAGTTGCGGCATAACTTGCTGTTCTACCTTGCCATTTCGCCGAGCCAGTTCGCCACCGTTGTTGAGCAGTGCAACAATGTCGGTCTCTTACACAAGGGCATGGAGGGCGGTCACTGGCAGCGCGTGGTGGTGGAGAAGCCGTTCGGAACGGATCTCGGCTCAGCGCACGTCTTGAATGACGAGCTGACGCAGTTCGCGAATGAAAAACAGATCTATCGCATCGACCATTATCTCGGCAAAGAAACGGTGCAGAACATTTTGATGTTCCGCTTCTCGAACTCGATCTTCGAGCAGCTCTGGAATCGTCAATCGGTGGAATCCGTGCAGATCACGGTGTCCGAGAAATTGGGCGTCGGCGGTCGTGGTGGTTACTACGAGGAAGCAGGCGCGATCCGCGACATGTTGCAGAACCATTTGCTGCAGGTGCTCTCGCTCGTGGCGATGGAGCCGCCCGTATCGCTGGATGCCGAGCCGATCCGCGATGAGAAGGTGAAGTTGCTAAAATCCATCCGGGAGATTCCGCCCGCATTGATGGAGAAGAATGTGGTTCGCGGCCAATATTTTGCGGGCATGCTGGATGGCGCGTTGCGTCCGGGTTATCGCCAGGAGGAGAAGGTGAAGTCGGACTCGAACGTGGAGACGTTCGTGGCGATGAAGTTGCTGATCGATAACTGGCGCTGGTCTGGCGTGCCGTTCTACCTGCGCACGGGCAAATCGCTGCCGCTCAGCGCGAGCGAAGTGCGCGTGCAATTCAAGCCGACGCCGCACGTCCTCTTCGCGAAGCAATGCGGACAAAAGCTCGATGCGAACGCGATCACGCTGCGCTTGCAACCGAACGAAGGCATTTACCTGCGCTTCAACGGCAAGGTGCCGGGCACGAGCATGCAGTTGCGTCCAGTGCGCATGCATTTCAGTTACGATTCCGAATTCGGCGCTTACACGCCGGAGGCTTACGAACGTCTGTTGCTGGAAGCGATTGCGGGTGATGCGACACTGTTCATCCGTCGTGATGAAGTGGAGACGGCATGGGGCATTGTGGATCCGATCCGCGCGGCGTGGGGCAACAAGCCGCTCACGAATCGCGAGTTCTACTCCGCAGGTACGTGGGGTCCGGTGGCGTCCGATGACTTGCTCGCGCTGGGCGGTCACGTGTGGCACAACCCGCAACCGATCAAGTAA
- the pgl gene encoding 6-phosphogluconolactonase, with protein sequence MAYELISYPSDDALAIAAAEQWLKALAKRQDRVTPYTVALSGGRVAQKFFAAVAAKGKANLEWFINVHFFWADERCVAPDHADSNYRVAEADLFQPLKIPAFQIHRLRGEMEPVAGANHAIRELQEIAGNATGSLPQLDLVFLGMGEDGHVASLFPGDKDPSNPAWVRPVIGPKPPPQRLTMGYGLIANAKEVWVLASGKAKEQALKDSLSGPDKTPLGKVLAARKQTTILSDITVA encoded by the coding sequence GTGGCGTACGAACTGATCTCTTACCCGAGCGATGACGCACTAGCCATCGCGGCTGCGGAACAATGGTTGAAGGCGCTGGCCAAGCGGCAAGACCGAGTGACGCCCTACACAGTGGCGTTATCCGGCGGACGCGTGGCGCAGAAGTTCTTTGCGGCCGTCGCCGCGAAGGGCAAAGCGAACCTCGAGTGGTTCATCAACGTCCATTTCTTTTGGGCGGATGAACGGTGCGTGGCGCCGGATCATGCGGATAGCAATTATCGCGTGGCCGAGGCGGACTTGTTCCAGCCCTTGAAGATACCGGCGTTCCAGATCCATCGCTTGCGCGGGGAGATGGAGCCGGTGGCGGGAGCAAATCACGCCATTCGCGAGCTGCAAGAGATCGCGGGAAATGCCACAGGAAGTTTGCCTCAGCTTGATCTGGTGTTCCTCGGCATGGGCGAAGATGGTCACGTGGCCTCGCTCTTCCCGGGTGATAAAGATCCCAGCAACCCTGCTTGGGTGCGCCCAGTCATCGGACCGAAGCCGCCACCACAACGCCTCACGATGGGTTATGGCTTGATCGCGAACGCGAAGGAAGTCTGGGTGCTCGCTTCGGGCAAAGCGAAGGAGCAGGCGTTGAAAGATTCATTGAGCGGACCGGATAAGACGCCCTTGGGCAAAGTGCTGGCGGCACGGAAGCAAACGACCATCTTGAGCGACATCACCGTCGCTTAA
- a CDS encoding DUF5666 domain-containing protein, with translation MKATLPQKLVALFVLLFCLASYTWAADTGKDKDKKAPPATTKAEAPIKEYTGTLQSIDKEEGIVKIDKFLWNKTFNLAQDCAFVTGLEKKVAAEDMKPGMEVVVNYEEVNGILVATHIAQRQYNHTGYVKAVTPAKREIIMDRIGLTRTFKVSDNTQLSLHGKEADLNELKSGQKITLVYTKEGDVWLAQKIEDTSETFSGTIEAIDEGAATLKVKSMIATRKFNLGDGCKIIINGDDRSRLRDLRIGRQVQIHYEEMKGVLAATRIEHIGNENDTPKTSVPQGGG, from the coding sequence ATGAAAGCTACGTTGCCGCAAAAACTGGTGGCCTTGTTCGTCCTGCTATTTTGCTTGGCCAGCTACACTTGGGCGGCTGATACGGGAAAAGACAAAGATAAGAAAGCTCCTCCCGCCACGACCAAAGCCGAGGCGCCCATCAAAGAATACACCGGCACGCTTCAGAGCATCGATAAAGAGGAAGGGATCGTGAAAATCGACAAGTTCCTATGGAACAAGACCTTCAACCTAGCGCAAGACTGTGCGTTCGTCACCGGATTGGAGAAAAAAGTGGCTGCTGAGGACATGAAACCCGGCATGGAAGTGGTGGTGAATTACGAGGAGGTGAACGGCATTCTCGTGGCCACACACATCGCCCAACGCCAATATAACCATACCGGCTACGTGAAAGCTGTTACTCCCGCCAAGCGCGAGATCATCATGGACCGGATTGGGCTCACTCGCACCTTTAAGGTGAGCGACAACACCCAACTATCACTTCACGGCAAAGAGGCAGATTTGAACGAACTTAAAAGCGGCCAGAAGATCACACTTGTTTATACCAAGGAAGGTGATGTCTGGCTCGCGCAAAAGATTGAAGATACTTCAGAAACTTTCTCTGGAACGATTGAAGCGATCGATGAAGGCGCGGCCACATTGAAGGTTAAAAGCATGATCGCCACACGAAAGTTTAACCTCGGCGATGGCTGCAAGATCATCATCAATGGCGACGACCGCTCACGTCTGCGCGATCTGCGCATCGGCCGGCAGGTGCAGATCCATTATGAAGAGATGAAAGGTGTATTGGCGGCCACACGGATCGAACATATAGGAAATGAGAATGACACTCCGAAGACATCGGTGCCCCAAGGGGGAGGTTGA
- the typA gene encoding translational GTPase TypA, translated as MEHIRNIAIIAHVDHGKTTLVDCLLKQSGTFRANQAETQVERLMDSMDLEKEKGITIRAKNAAFKYKNFHINIVDTPGHADFGGEVERIMNMIDGVLLVVDSAEGPQAQTRFVLRKALEAGAKPIVVINKIDRDNANPKKVLDQVFELFMSLNATDEQLDFPFIYCSAKQGYAKLELTDASDTMEPLFEGIVKHIPPPRAHAGTGFQLLVANLDYNDYVGRIAFGKIYEGKVKKGDAAICRHGDGRISKGKITSVFHFEGMKRIEIEEAHAGDIVGLAGFEEVFIGETICDSEARPALPYIPIDPPTIQMEFAVNDGPLAGQDGKLVTARHIWDRLVKEIRTNVALRIKQTSDPKVFEVAGRGEMQIAILVEQMRREGHEVLVSRPEVLWKKTADGKLLEPLEKVFVEIPSENLGTIMENLSFRKAQITNMNHVGNSVSVEAIVPMRGLIGFETDLVNSTKGMGVMSHLFHEYGEDRGEIAARKNGSLVSMDAGEATSYALNMVQERGRLMVQPGDAIYVGMIVGENARENDLPVNPVKEKKLTNMRSQGDGKGIQLNAPFKLSLERALEYIGSDEYVEATPLNLRLRKKVLDENARKRAAQGRSIKFVEEGAAQA; from the coding sequence ATGGAACATATTCGTAACATTGCGATCATCGCACACGTGGATCACGGCAAAACCACGTTGGTGGACTGCCTTTTGAAGCAGTCTGGTACCTTCCGTGCCAACCAGGCAGAAACTCAAGTGGAGCGCCTCATGGACTCCATGGACCTGGAAAAGGAAAAGGGCATCACGATCCGTGCGAAGAATGCCGCCTTCAAATACAAGAATTTCCACATCAACATCGTGGACACTCCAGGTCACGCCGACTTCGGCGGTGAAGTGGAGCGTATCATGAACATGATCGATGGCGTGCTGCTCGTCGTCGATTCCGCAGAAGGTCCGCAGGCGCAGACGCGTTTCGTGCTCCGCAAAGCGCTCGAAGCCGGTGCCAAGCCGATCGTAGTCATCAACAAGATCGACCGCGACAACGCGAACCCGAAGAAAGTGCTCGACCAGGTGTTCGAACTCTTCATGTCCCTGAACGCCACCGATGAACAGCTCGACTTCCCGTTCATCTATTGCTCCGCCAAGCAAGGCTACGCCAAGCTGGAACTGACGGACGCGTCCGACACGATGGAGCCGTTGTTCGAAGGCATCGTGAAGCACATCCCGCCGCCGCGCGCTCATGCAGGCACGGGTTTCCAGTTGCTCGTGGCGAACCTCGATTACAACGATTACGTCGGCCGTATCGCGTTCGGCAAGATCTACGAAGGCAAAGTGAAGAAGGGTGATGCCGCCATCTGCCGCCACGGTGACGGCCGCATCTCGAAGGGCAAGATCACGTCTGTCTTCCACTTCGAAGGCATGAAGCGTATCGAGATCGAAGAAGCACACGCTGGTGACATCGTGGGTCTCGCCGGTTTCGAAGAAGTGTTCATCGGTGAAACGATTTGCGATTCTGAAGCCCGTCCCGCGCTGCCTTACATCCCGATCGATCCGCCGACGATCCAGATGGAATTCGCCGTGAATGACGGGCCTTTGGCCGGTCAGGACGGCAAGCTCGTCACCGCGCGTCACATCTGGGACCGCCTGGTGAAGGAGATCCGCACGAACGTCGCATTGCGCATCAAGCAGACGAGCGATCCGAAGGTGTTCGAGGTCGCCGGTCGTGGCGAGATGCAGATCGCGATCCTCGTGGAGCAGATGCGCCGTGAAGGTCACGAAGTGCTCGTGTCCCGCCCGGAAGTGCTTTGGAAGAAAACGGCGGACGGCAAGTTGCTGGAACCGTTGGAGAAGGTCTTCGTAGAAATCCCGAGCGAAAACCTCGGCACGATCATGGAGAACCTGTCCTTCCGCAAGGCGCAGATCACGAACATGAATCACGTGGGAAATTCTGTCTCCGTGGAAGCCATCGTCCCGATGCGCGGTCTGATCGGTTTCGAGACCGACCTCGTCAACTCGACGAAGGGCATGGGCGTGATGAGCCATCTCTTCCACGAATACGGCGAAGACCGGGGTGAGATCGCCGCCCGTAAGAATGGTTCCCTGGTGTCCATGGACGCCGGTGAAGCCACCTCCTACGCGCTGAACATGGTGCAGGAACGCGGTCGCCTCATGGTGCAACCGGGTGATGCCATCTACGTGGGTATGATCGTGGGTGAAAATGCCCGTGAGAACGACCTTCCTGTGAATCCGGTGAAGGAAAAGAAGCTCACGAACATGCGTTCGCAGGGTGATGGTAAAGGCATTCAGCTCAACGCTCCGTTCAAGCTCAGCTTGGAACGTGCGCTGGAATACATCGGCTCCGACGAATACGTGGAAGCCACGCCGCTGAACCTGCGCCTCCGTAAGAAGGTGCTCGACGAAAACGCCCGCAAGCGCGCCGCCCAAGGCCGTTCCATCAAGTTCGTGGAAGAAGGCGCAGCTCAAGCCTAA
- a CDS encoding family 16 glycoside hydrolase, translating into MKPGTVLGADRFLLIEPLGQGGMGVVWLAHDQRLDEDVALKLVPPEIRTDAGALEDLRRETLRSRRLSHPNIIRLHDLNEFPGEPPFISMEFVDGQNVAALKAKQPNRLFTWEQLRPMAKQLCDALDYAHGEKVVHRDLKPANMMVDRRGRLKLADFGLAAVVTELTSRVSLKANTSGTPAYMSPQQMDGRTPRVTDDIYALGATFYELLTSKPPFYHGDISHQVRNLPPDPIEQRLSELELTNVVPAYVSEIILACLAKEPAQRPQNAAVVAEMLQLGGQSVMSTLALGSTQSSVSGSASSVPSVSRTPLSESVAAPSGIPMPHMAAEEPEPLPVEKPKAARGKLVLAVVAGLLVLGVIGFMMRPETVTEGDDSNPPTPVPVNTASANTAPMVSLGRVELFNGRNLDGWSRMGSPDAWRVEDGVIKGTMRLPERAYLISNRRAQNFELTFEYNPARQKEGNGHHGLFYRATAPAPGRIGRGLAMPLEPGPNNGRLLVGDGTGFIDQPITRAEPLKTDDWNQIRVRVEGTRITQAINGVTTYEADRTDLFASPPGDQIMFEIWTTGTGGERSIQIRNIVLQPLGHPQSNSGFRGRVDGAVEWENLYMERLGNTDEFRSIDQEAFPSGSWTVENGILKTIPGSPRVDLFTKRTYGDFAFEMMYTLGGSDNSGVIYRAAAGGRNSFETGAELQLLGADVTVNQPEQSHGALYGLLPPTGAPGMGSYGVNFVEVWVEKGQVQHFLNKNLVLSYDWNSPELRQKIQQSRNFKHPQFMRLKEGHIVIQHYGGDMRIRAMRVRRL; encoded by the coding sequence ATGAAACCCGGCACTGTGCTGGGGGCGGATCGTTTTCTCCTGATCGAGCCATTGGGGCAGGGTGGTATGGGCGTCGTGTGGCTGGCGCATGACCAGCGGCTGGATGAGGACGTGGCGTTGAAGCTGGTGCCACCGGAGATCCGCACGGATGCCGGAGCGTTGGAGGACTTAAGACGGGAAACGTTGCGGAGCCGCCGCCTGTCGCATCCGAACATCATCCGTCTGCATGATCTGAATGAATTTCCCGGTGAACCGCCGTTCATCTCCATGGAATTCGTGGATGGGCAGAACGTCGCCGCTTTGAAGGCGAAGCAGCCGAACCGACTTTTCACCTGGGAGCAGTTGCGTCCGATGGCGAAGCAGCTTTGCGATGCGCTGGATTATGCGCATGGCGAGAAGGTGGTGCATCGCGATCTGAAACCGGCGAACATGATGGTGGACCGGCGGGGGCGGTTGAAGCTGGCGGATTTCGGACTGGCGGCGGTGGTGACGGAGCTGACCAGCCGTGTCTCCCTCAAAGCGAACACGAGCGGCACGCCTGCCTACATGAGTCCGCAACAGATGGATGGCCGCACGCCGCGGGTGACGGATGACATCTACGCGCTGGGTGCCACGTTCTACGAACTGCTGACGAGCAAGCCGCCTTTTTATCACGGAGACATCTCGCATCAGGTGCGCAACTTGCCACCGGACCCTATCGAGCAACGCTTGTCGGAACTGGAATTGACGAATGTGGTGCCTGCTTATGTGAGTGAAATCATTCTGGCGTGTCTGGCAAAAGAACCGGCGCAACGTCCACAAAATGCTGCCGTTGTGGCGGAGATGTTGCAGCTCGGCGGGCAATCGGTGATGAGCACGCTGGCGCTGGGTAGCACGCAGTCTTCGGTTTCTGGCAGTGCTTCGTCTGTCCCTTCTGTATCGCGGACGCCTTTATCAGAATCAGTTGCCGCACCATCGGGAATTCCCATGCCGCATATGGCTGCGGAGGAGCCCGAGCCGTTGCCGGTGGAGAAGCCAAAGGCAGCGCGTGGTAAACTGGTCTTGGCAGTGGTGGCGGGTTTGTTGGTGTTGGGCGTGATCGGTTTCATGATGCGGCCTGAGACGGTAACTGAGGGAGATGACTCCAATCCGCCGACACCAGTTCCGGTGAATACTGCCTCTGCAAATACCGCGCCCATGGTTTCTCTCGGCAGGGTGGAGTTGTTCAACGGACGCAATCTGGATGGTTGGAGCAGGATGGGTTCTCCTGATGCCTGGCGCGTGGAAGACGGTGTGATCAAGGGCACGATGCGCCTGCCGGAGAGGGCGTATCTGATCTCAAACCGACGGGCGCAAAATTTTGAACTGACGTTTGAGTATAACCCGGCACGTCAGAAGGAAGGGAATGGTCATCACGGACTTTTTTACCGCGCCACTGCTCCAGCACCGGGAAGAATAGGCAGAGGACTGGCCATGCCGTTGGAGCCCGGACCAAACAACGGTCGTCTGCTGGTGGGAGATGGCACGGGTTTCATCGATCAACCTATCACTCGCGCGGAGCCTTTGAAGACGGACGACTGGAACCAGATCCGCGTGCGTGTGGAAGGTACACGGATCACCCAGGCAATCAACGGCGTCACGACTTACGAGGCAGACCGTACAGACTTGTTCGCTTCGCCGCCCGGCGATCAAATCATGTTCGAGATCTGGACTACCGGGACCGGTGGTGAGCGCTCTATCCAGATACGGAACATCGTATTGCAGCCGTTGGGCCATCCGCAGAGTAATTCTGGTTTCCGTGGTCGAGTTGACGGCGCGGTTGAGTGGGAAAACCTTTACATGGAAAGACTGGGAAACACAGATGAGTTCCGCAGTATTGACCAAGAGGCGTTTCCCTCTGGAAGTTGGACGGTGGAGAATGGCATCTTAAAAACGATCCCGGGTTCGCCGCGCGTAGATCTTTTCACCAAGCGGACTTATGGCGATTTTGCCTTTGAGATGATGTATACGCTGGGTGGCTCCGATAACAGCGGTGTCATTTACCGGGCTGCAGCCGGTGGGCGCAATTCGTTCGAGACCGGGGCTGAACTGCAATTGTTGGGTGCAGATGTCACTGTAAACCAGCCGGAGCAAAGTCATGGTGCTTTGTATGGTTTGCTGCCCCCAACAGGTGCTCCCGGCATGGGTTCATATGGGGTCAATTTCGTCGAGGTTTGGGTGGAAAAAGGACAAGTGCAGCATTTTCTGAACAAAAATTTAGTGCTGAGCTATGACTGGAACAGCCCTGAGCTTCGGCAGAAGATCCAGCAAAGCCGCAATTTTAAGCACCCACAGTTCATGCGGCTGAAGGAAGGGCACATCGTCATCCAGCATTATGGTGGTGATATGCGGATACGCGCGATGCGGGTGAGAAGGCTGTGA
- a CDS encoding metallophosphoesterase: MPQTDPAQNEGRKLTRRRWIIGTLLAAPILGALNALWWEPTWLKVSRPKLSLPNARTRIVHLTDLHHKGDRAWLEKVVKAVNTQEPKIVCFTGDLVEESSHLAETLEILSGIKAPIFGVPGNHDDWSGINFTEVKKSFQKNGGDWLEDGSVTLENGRLAIVGSTIKKAMPVMPTAERRIALFHYPQWVEKLGGQKYDLMLAGHSHGGQVRIPGYGPLIVPFQVGRYDLGLFQTAAGPLYVSSGIGWFMWKLRFNCRPEIAVFEV; this comes from the coding sequence ATGCCCCAAACGGATCCAGCGCAAAACGAAGGCCGCAAGCTGACGCGCAGGCGTTGGATCATTGGCACATTGCTGGCCGCACCGATCCTGGGTGCGCTTAATGCGCTCTGGTGGGAGCCGACTTGGCTGAAGGTGTCGCGCCCAAAACTTTCCCTGCCGAATGCGAGGACGCGCATCGTGCATCTAACGGACCTTCATCACAAAGGAGATCGGGCATGGTTGGAAAAGGTGGTGAAAGCCGTCAATACGCAGGAGCCGAAGATCGTTTGCTTTACGGGTGATCTGGTGGAGGAGAGTTCTCATCTGGCAGAGACGCTCGAGATATTGAGCGGGATCAAAGCACCGATTTTCGGTGTGCCGGGAAATCATGATGACTGGTCGGGGATCAATTTCACTGAGGTGAAGAAATCGTTTCAGAAAAACGGCGGCGACTGGCTGGAGGATGGCAGTGTGACACTGGAGAATGGGCGGCTGGCAATCGTGGGATCAACCATCAAGAAGGCGATGCCGGTGATGCCGACGGCGGAACGACGCATCGCGCTGTTTCACTATCCGCAATGGGTGGAGAAGCTGGGCGGGCAGAAGTATGACTTGATGTTGGCGGGGCATTCGCACGGCGGCCAGGTGCGGATACCGGGGTATGGTCCGCTCATCGTGCCGTTTCAGGTGGGGAGATATGATTTGGGATTATTCCAAACGGCTGCAGGGCCGCTGTATGTGAGTTCGGGCATCGGGTGGTTCATGTGGAAGCTGCGATTCAATTGCCGTCCAGAGATCGCGGTGTTCGAGGTGTGA